TGATACATTTAAGTGGTCTTTTCTCTTACAGTCTCTTGAATTGGTACTAAGATATAGGATCATAATGAAGGAGATAACTGCCAAACCATCATTAGAAATAGACCATCAGGTGAAATCGCCAAACGTTACAGAATGTGCTTTGCACCGAAATACATAATATGTATCATTTTGATTGAGAAACTAATAAGTCCCTCATAGTTtagtgcaaataaaaagaaacaggTAAGTGGTGAAGTACCATCATCATTTagcgaaggagaaggagaaggagaaggtgaagaTACTTTTGGATCATCATCGTCAATGAAACTACCGTCATACTCATCTTCATCATTGGATCTCTCTGTATCAGTCCCTGCTATGTCTTCACCGTACGATTCTCTAACGATCATTGTAAAGGAGGAAGACCTCGAGAGAAATGCATGGGATGGCACAGCATTTTAACTCTTTCTATGACGTCATCTAAGAACAATTCCACGTGAAAAAAGTTATCACCTTTATCAACTAAAACAACTCATCTGAACCCAATGAAATTTCGTCCGTGTCCATTCTCAAGTAAGGTTTTCATTTTAGGTATCAACACATATCTTGGAATATGGTTCAAAAAGAATACATCAAGATAGGGAATGAAACCTAAAAGGCTTAATAAAAGGATACGACTCATCATCTGCAGCATAATGTTGACCACTTCCCAGGTAGAAACCGGAGAGGTGCACACTCCGAGGGCCAACAACTGAAAAGATGACTTCCTCAGCTTCCTCAAATTCCAAATTTAGTTGAGACGATTCAGCCCGGTCAGGAAACAAAGAGCACAGAAAAACAGGACTCTTGTTCCCCACATTACACTGAACTATGCTTTTGTTCGTGGCAGAACCAATCCCCAGTGTCGCCTGTCCAAATGATGTCACTTTATCAACTAAACcaatcaaaaaggaaaacaactaCGGTTCTTTCCTCAGCTATCGACTCCATGTACACAACCGGTTCGAGAAAGCACACGGTAAAGCATCAAAAGACACGCAGCAAAGACACTTGAGCctactaaacaaaacaaaacacacacacacacacaaacacacaaaaaaaaacagagcaaagaACAAAGATTCTCACCCATTCATTACCTGTGAGATATGGAGCCTTTGTCTCCCTACGTTTGACGGATGAACGAAGGGTTTACCGGGTTTCACCTCGACACCTGAATAGCCAAAGATGTCACGCTCATCCCGTTCACGGAGTTGGATACGGCATAGGCTGATAAAGAGCTTCACTTGCGAATTATGAGCTCAATTAAACTATCGATTGAAATCCCCAGTTCAGCTGAAGATTTCACTCTTAAGAAGAACCCATTTGGCAAAAAACTAAATCCCCGTCCTATTCCCGCGCTTTCTCTCACGCACAGAAGCGATGAAATCCCGAGaaaggccaaaaagaaaaaaaaaatgagagagggggaagaagaaagCGGCAGAGAAAAAGCTACAAACCCCAGAAAGCCATTGTCGTGCGAGATGGAAGCACCGACGGACGCGGTCGCGGAACCCTAGAGGAGAAGAAACGGGCGGAAGCGAAGCTAACTGGTGATTGCAGCGTATCCTCTCCTTCAACTCCTTTCGAACACAGGGGGGAAGAAGATCGTTTCAATTAGGGCTTGAGGTTTGGCGGGACAAAAGGaaatgggaagagagagagagagacatagaGACGCTGACGTCATCTGATTTAGGCGCAATGCAAAGGctcaatttttatttcctttttcctttttcttttgctctaagtcctctttttctctttcttagaaAATGGCTataaaaacttttctttttatacctCCAAAACTTTGTTTATTAATGGTAAAGAATTTTCGACACATGGTAAAAAGGTCGTGGTTAGTCTACTAAGCGAATCGTCTGGCCACTTCAATCTCgaacatttataaaaaattccacagCAAATTCATGAATACATCTAAAACATCACGCGAGCACGCCAAAAATTATAAGTATTTCTCAAATTGCGCAACTTTTAGGTAGGTGTTTTCATTAATTCTCTTTAAATGGGAAATTTaggtttttggtattttttttgaatatatttaactaaacattctttttttttgttccagcTTTTTTAGGTAGAcgttttcattaaaaaaaaaatcctttttccAAACGGAAGGTTTAAAGGGGGATGGTGGTATGGTGGCTTACAAAAAGTGTTTAGgttaacttgaaaattttttgtttctttttcttaaagtgTTTTTTGTAAAAGTGTGGCTTGTGTTCGACACTTTTAGCAAGGAGTGTTACCCTACAGGCCCTTATGCTCTTTTTCTAGCTCGTAGAAATACTAAATTGtatttgacccccaaaaaaaaaatgaaatactcAATCGGAATATAACCCGTTATGTCTTTTCTAGTGCGATACATTCTATGAAGTGGTCAAAGATGGGTTTGACCATAGTGACGTCACAAATCttttgctagttttttttttttctgaagaaTTATTGGTAAACAAAATGTAGTTTCTAGTTTGTGATAAAAGTCATTCAtggttaaaaaaggaaaagcccAATTAGGGTAGCCGTCGTCACTCTTTAGCAACATGTCATTTGTGTTCCGTAAATAACTAGTAAAAGCGTCTGCATGTGGTCGCTGAccaaaatatgcaatttataaAATGTCGACGTCGTTTTGAATTTGCTTATCTCAGTTATGAAGGTCAAGAAATTTAGCGGAAGGAATAGCTTTTGCTTTTGATTCCGTTACTTCTTTCTAAACCTCGTCAACCAAACCCCACCCACCAAGTTTCCCGGCTCTCTCTGCATCCTCCAAACGATGCCGGAGCGGGAGCCTACCACGGTAACCGTGCTCTTATAAAGACATCCTGTGGTTGAATAGATGTGAATTCGACAGAGATAATCGCCCTGCAACTCCATGATTCACGGCAGGGAAAAGGATCGGATCGCGGTATTGCTTTTCCGTCCCCTAATAAGCTTATTCACAATGATAGATTGCTCGAAATTTTGAAGCACGCTTTCAAGCTATCATGTATCAGAGGAGGACCACTACGGCATGATCAAGTATTGGCTACTACCAAAGAACCTGCAAAAGCAATTATACGTGCAAATCCTATGTTAAATAGCCAGAATAGCGTTATAGGTTTGGTGAATCCGGTATATACATGCTCATACACTTCAGGTGAGGGAACAGTTTCGGAAAAGAATGGTCAGCTTGTGGGGAGACTCATAAACAAAATGGTAGAGGCAACATTCTTGACAATAGTGATAAACTCCTGCCGATTGATTTCGGCTTAAACCTTAAGTGAGTTTGGTATGCAGCATCTGATGGACTAAAATATTACCCACAACAAGATGCATCTAAGAGCTAAAAAAGGTCGATGACCAGATCGTACGTGCTCTTCAATGCGTACGATGAGTCGATCAACTCTCAGTTGGTGAAACCAACTTCACCAGATCCATTTAGGAAAGGGTTATTTTCCACTCAGAAAGGATGGCATGATGGTCATACATGCATCCAACAATATGCACTCACATTCCAGATGAAGCCTAGCTGCATCGATCCTTGATTCCTTGCGAAATGTACCTAATGTCTTTTACAGGCTggcgagaaaaaaaatatggagcATGTAATTCATGAGACCTCATCTTCAAAACACTAACACAGACTAGTCTGAAAACGGGAAGCAAATCATTAGGAATTACCAACCTGCTGGCATGAACAAAGGTAGAATTAATGTCGGGATTCAAGATGTCTACATGATTCTGACACCGTCTAATGAGAGATCACTTTCAGATAGTAGCTTCAGTTTCTGTAACACCAAGAATTAATGAGAAGCATCATAGGCTTTTCAGACTGATCAATAACTAAACAATTTTGCACTTGATAATCATCCGAAACTTCACATCAGGTTCTGCTAAAATGACCATCATGCACAAGCTGCTGTCTTCAAAACAACAGTTGTCCTCATCATCCTTAATCTTTCAAAGTTGTTATCGTGGATCAATCAAATTATAAGCACTACTTATCAGAAGATAACTTAGAGAGAACTTATAATGAGCTTAAGAAGTCTTCATCTGATTCCACACTAGTCAGGAAGATTTAGAAATTTGCAgtgcattttaagattttactGTATGTATTCTCTACAAGAAAAGCATGAAGGAAATTGCCATGTCACAAAATCCACTATTACTTTGTCTGAAATAATTCGATAATAAAAAGAGAGGCAGACAATATTACCGTCAGATACTGCGGGGGATCATCAAGACTAGTACAACCTAAGACGACTTCCCTCCTTAATTTTGTTGTTAGCTTATGACAAGCTCTTAGCTGAAAATTTGACCATCAAAAGCTCATGAGATAATATACCACTTACTGACAGACCATTCCCCTGGCAAATATTTGCATTGGAACTCCAAATGAGAATCATGTCAGGATGAAAGTTTACCTCAGATCGAGTTGCCCCACCTATCATAAACACAAAAATGCGTTGCCCCATCTTCCTGAAATCTGAAGAAGCATGCCTCAAGACTGAGTCACTGCAGAGAAGTAGAAGAGATGGTTACTGTACTAATATATATTAAactcaaaacccaaaaaaatttgctttgTATTAGTCTATGAGTAGGAGTTTAAATGAACTACGCAGTTTCATTTGTATTTCAACATGTCTCGGACAATACCTGGAGACTGGATTGAAGATGTAGCTACAACTGGTTTAACACAATAATATGCAGGTGTAGCTTATATACTTTATATTGTCTCATGCTCGTCAAATGAGTGCTTGACTGAACAGAAGAAAACCCTTTCGATATGCAAATAAAGAGGTGAGGCTACCTTGAATATCCATCATCAGAATGTTGAGATTTTGCCCATGTGGCAGTGCGTCTGGATCTCATTGACTGAGCAGGAGCCTTCTTTTCTGCCTGAGGAACAGGAGCTTGACTTTTTCGTACTGATTTAGTGTTAGTACTAGTGACCTCTTGATTTGCTTGGGGATCGTTCATACAAGCATACTCACTCTTTGGCAATTCACCTTTGCTTAAGTTCTCAACAAGCTCCTGAAACATAGATAATACCACACGAAGCAATTTTTCTTAGTCCTTTTCTGGAGAAGCTGTAGTAAATAAACGACAATTTGGCATGGAATGATAGTGAAAGAAATGTATAATataagaatttgatgttggaaAAAGATGCCCTGGCCATTCTATTTCTTCACCTAATGTACACTTTTTGCCCTGTtcatattttgaaggaaaaagtaCAGGTGAAACAGGCATTAACAGAAACCTAATGATCTTTGAAACATCTCATTTTACCAACCATCTCAAAATTTTCTGCAATTTGGAAAAGAATGGTTTGTCTTATGTGTGAATGGGACTGCACACAGACGcatgtatgagagagagagagagagagagatgcatccTGTGTTTTTACCTCAATGCCTGTTCTCTTCAAAAGTTTGGTCGATGCTGTCCTTTGGCGATCTATGTTACTATTTCCCTCACCCAGAGATTTTTTATAGTAGAATTAGCCGGCTGTGTgaacacacacatacacaatTTTTGTAACGATagtttctcaattttctgaTGTTGCAAATATTTGTTTCTGAATTTTATGCTGCCATGTGGGATGTCCTTTAGCACTCATGTTATATCGATAGAAACAGCAATCCCCATCAACAGTACCAAATTTATACGAGACATCTGCCCTAAAAGTGCTGATATATAATCTAATGTAGTCTCCACAGCTGTTAGGTTCATCTTGCGTTTCAGATAATTAAAGACAGGGCAGTTAATGTATAAATTGAGATCAAGATTAAGCTTCAAGTCATGCAGAATCATGAGAAGGGTGTATCCTTCCACAAAAAGGTGCTGTGTAATGTTCCAACTATGTATCAAGAAGAATAAATTATACTGGAACCAATCTCAACCAGTAATATTACATCAGCAATTTAATGTGCCTTGGAGAGCTAGCTGAACTACTCAACAGCATTCAAGGAACAATACTTCACCAGAGTTGAACAGGAAGCCCGGTGACTTACTCTGGTATTATTTATAACACAATAGACAATGTCAATGTCAAGCAGTAGAAGATAAACTATTATCCTAGCAACATAAGACTTCTTGATATTCTGGCCATACCTCTATCATGGGGTAAAATCGAGAGAGTTGCCATGTCTCCTCGTCACCAGTTCGGTCCTTTCTTGCTGCACTTTTCGTCTATTTATCAAAAGATGGTCATCAAAACTTGGAACTTGCTAGTTGATCTACTGTGATAAAGTGAAGTTCTAGAATTTTAGTCAAAAGCGTCTCAACATTTTAAGTGATTACCTTTTGGCCATCAAATTTGAGTGAAAAACTGCCGCTCGAGCTTTTAGTTTCGGAAGATCCAACAAGCAATTTCATGTTACTAATGACCTTCATGTCCACAGGTGATAATTTAGCCAACTGATTCATGAacaaagtaattttttattagttacTGCAGAACAATTTGTTTTAGCCATTTTGATTTTCTGCAGTTCATAAAGATACAGAGAGGTGAAGACTACAAAAACACTGCACCaatcattcaaataaaaaaagataaatttgagGCAGAACAATAATTAAGAGTATCATCTAAAGCAAGGGAAAACAGAAGATGATGACACGGGAGGTTCAAATTCTGTGTaataaaatagtttttgaaTGCCAAAAATGTTGTATAGAGCCAAATGATCATAATTACCTAATCAAATACTTCTATAGTCTTACATGGTTGATGACATGGTGGAAATAATCAATCACAGTTTTGGGTGTACGCCTTACTTCATAAGATGTAATGTAGTCTAGGTATCATTTGGGAAATGTCATTGATCCAGTTGACGACGTTACTAGTAGACTAATAACATTCAAGTTACTTGGCACCTAACATCTGCATTATTTATTTTGTCTTATCCTCGTCATCTCACATTTATGAAGTGAAAATTCATGCGTCAAGGATGATATTTTTCCCTATTAAAGTGAAACTAACAAATCTGACTGAGCATTTCCCCTAACCAGCAAGGGATAAAGAGCACTGCTTATCACCAACCGAGCAAGATCCTACCTGTAAAAAGGATAATTATTCCTACGTCCTTCCCATAGGTTTGTCTTTCAAGAAAACCTATTTGAATTAGGTAAACTACAGGATTGAAGATGAGTAGGAaaatatgaaacaaaaataaaattgcaaattgttttcaaaattaCCAGAACCAATTGCCAAAAATGAACAGTGAGTCAATGACATAATTTTAGAACGTGTTCTTGAAATTGCGATGCTTTGCACAACCGCAGAAAGTCCTTACACAATCTTGGCAGAAAATGAGCTCTGGGATAACTAAATGAAGCCATTCCTTTTCCGCAGTAAACAAGGTAGATCAAGAATTAACTAAAAGGATCTGGGATGGTACAACCAGTCATAAGTATCTACAAGGAATTAAGCTGCTTGTGAATAACTTCTCTCTCCACAATCAGGACCGATTCAGAAAGACTACTCTTGCAAAATTGGATCATCAAATAACTCCATAGAGCTAAACACCCGTGTCTGAAGACATCCTTCTCACAATGGTATTCCCCTATCCAAATCTACATAATAACTTTTCTCTTGTCTATGTGAAGTCATCATCCAAGGCTGGGAAGACAAATCTAGAGGATGCTATGCATCGATCACATATATCTAAATTCTCTTTTATACTTCCCTTCTAAGGTAATGCCTTACTAGAAACGATGTTGCTATTTGTCTTTTTATCTTGTTTCTTGATTAAGCATTTAAGAAAAGCAGCTGTTGAGCATGGTAGAAGGTTTCCATTCTTTGGATTTCCTGCAAAGATTGAGCTAATTAAATGTTAAATATAACTTTGGATTCCAATCACCTGCATTAGCTTTGAAGCTTTATCACCCTCAAACCTCTCAGGATATACAGTTGCATATATCATCAACAATCGCAGTTTATTTTCTGGAGTTGCATCCTGCATAGTTAAAAAACCTTCTCAAAGCAAGAAAATACACAAATGACATGTTATAGATAAGCTCTAAGCCTCAGAAAATCCATGTAATTGAGGTTAGCATGAAAAAACCTGCTTTGTCCTCAGAAAACTGATAACATCCTTAGCACCTGCATCTCCAAATACAAGATCCTGTTCCAATTGGCCAAGTTCCCTTAAACCTATTTCCCTgatcattttgttgattttccCAGCAATCTATATAATGACAGTTACAAACATAATCAGTACAAAATCAAAACCAGAAATGGTCTGTGTAAAGCCTGCCCCACCCAAAATGCAAGAGCATGCAAGCTATATTAACAAAATCATGACATAAGAGAGATCTATTcagaaaaaaagagtaaaagactGACATTAACGGCTGTataattgcaaaaaagaaaagaaaaggaaaggtcaACGCACTCTCCCAAAAACCAAACTGCAATGCTTCCATTATTTCTCTTAATGTCAATAGAAACAAACCTCTACATGGAGGGAAAGCTTGTCAACTTGTTCGCCGTATTGAGGAAGTGCTTGAACAATTTTCTGCAGATCTCGTGTAGACAACTCGCTCCCATCTCTGCTTAAAGATAAGTTTTAATATAAGAAGTCCATGCAGCTGGTTTCCTTACGGTACCTCTCATACTTGTATTTCTATCACAAGTTCTAGTGATAAAACAAGTAAAGCTACACAAGTTATTTGGCCACACTGAAACGGAATTAAGCCCTGGTAATATTGAAATgtactttttttcccctcatcaAAGAAGGTTATAACTCAGCAGCAATATCACCATGAAAAATCAAGAGCACTAGTATGATATGATTTGTAAATAAAGAAATTGGTTGCATTCTTGTTACTTCTATGTTTCCAAGACCAAATGCTGATGCTGTGTTAGTGCCGCATTGGTGATTATACAATAATATATACCAGGTAACAGCAATTGAAGACTTTTCCGCTAACACAgtcatcatcatccctcggaaAATGTTCCATACAAGCAATAGGAGCAAATCATAATACTACGCTGGAAGAACcataaacaataaataaaataattaaggaAATACTTGATACCTACCTGAGAATGCAATTAAAGAAGGTGATTAAGCTAAAAAAAGGATATGGAAACCAACCTCGAGCTCCTTTGGGCTTGTGCAGCTTTATTCTTGTTTACAAAGTTTGTCATCTTCTCATGTAATCTTTCACTAGCCTGATAAGTCACATAATTGGATTTGCATTGGTGATTAGAAATGGATTCAACGAAGTGAAAGATATGCCCAGCAAAGAAAAGTATAGGCATACATCTGCTATGTGTGAATGGCGGAGCTCTAGCCAGATTGGATCTTGATTCTCAAGAAGGGCCTCCTTCTTTTCAGGTTGACCTCCACTTTGGCTAGGAACCTGAAGCATATGTTATGTTTTCCAAATGTAAAATTAGGTGGAAGAGACATCAGATAAAACAATTTGTCAAGATGAGTAAGAAGTACCTCATACACATATTTGTTCCCATCCATATCTAGTAAATCATGGATCATAGCATCATAAGTCCATTCATGTATGACAGGAGCAATCTGAAATTGGCTCATATctgattaaagaaaaagaagaaagaaaaaagtagcCAACCAAATGTAGAGAAAAATACCAGATCAACAGATCTATCCAGGATGAGCAAGTCACATGTTTCCTTCTGTGGAAAATTGGGAATGGATTTGTATTTCATGAGACAGCTTGAAATGGCAGTGGCAAGCTTTGAAGGAACTAAATCACGAGCTTGAGGTGAGTCTTTTGCTTTACCCGCATGGTACCAAACATTTGGTAGCTCCTGAACAAacaaatgaaatatttgatttaaaaaaaaaaaacaaacagctCAAACAGAATTTGAAAGAATATATAAATTCTTCGTTGAACAATTGGTTGTCACACTTCAAAAATGTAGTTTGAAACAGGACTAGCTATTCCTGCTCTTTTGGCACGATGACCGCTGTGTCTCTTAACAGCCGTTCATGAATTATATGATGCAAAATTGACCTCTCCATCTTTAAGCATATTTAGTGGACTCCATTAACTATGGTGTAAGTCTGTTTTAACTAACTACTGAGAAGGCAAGCACAACCTACATTAGgccaaaaaaaaactaagaaaatgcATTTAGATTAAAAGGGAGTTTCTAGCATTATGCAAATCCTGTTTGACACAGACGCGCCCATGATTGATCGCATGAGGATCATTTGGTTTTGGATAACCAGAAACACCAGAACAAACTTGTGATCTCTGTGAGAAAAAAtctagatttaaaactttgtcTTTTGCTAAAGAACCATAGAGAATTTTTGTTCATCAAAGTCAGAAAGCAAGAGAACGATAATAAGTTGGCAAAATCCTGAGCAGAACTTTAGATGCCAAAGTTTTTGTCGTTTTAGAAGCAAAGTATTTGGGAATTGCTTAATTTCCGTGACAGGTGGTAGTGATAAATGGAGGCCCTATCTTGATTCTTCTGCTTATTCTCATTGTTTTCTTTGTAATATTACTTTCTTAAATACTGAAGAGCAGAAAGCTGAAATGAAAATAGAAGCCAATGCCATGATCAAGCCACAGTTGTTAGACAATAACTGTCAAAACATAACATAGTTTATATCTTACattcaaagaagcaaaaacTGTAGATATTCGAGTCGCCATCGTGTTTAAGCAAGCACTAAATGTCCGTGAATTCTCAACATTGTTCCCAAACAATTCTTCTAGTGCTCTCTCATGATCAGTGACAAAACCCTGCTCATTTCACataggaggagaaaaaaatgtcaacatgATCTCCAGAAGCATGGACAAAGGACTGCAATATATGTAGCAACCTGGGGAACAATATGATAATGtagattttcaaaaatgatgaTGACAATGTCCAAGAGAAAGACTAGACAATTCATACGGATTATCCATTGTGgtcaagtaaataaaaaacaatagaAGAGAGCATTAATCTTGcataatgaaaggaaaaaacaaggaGAGGATAAGGCAACCAGTACTTACTCTAAatgtacttaaaaaaaaaatcaaaattcacagAAAATTTCTTAGCATCATCAATCCACAAAAAAGGAGAAGGGATAGAATAAAAATCAACCCAGATCTGGAAGATGGACTGGCATTGTTGATACTCAAAGCAGATCCATGACAATACTTTctggtgaaaagaaaaaatgcataGGATAGAAGAAAACAACCTATATTTGAAAAGTGAATGATATACCAAAGACATCCCCAatggaaaatatggaaaatgacaCAGATATGCCCTCTGGCTAATGAAACAAGGACGTGCACAAACCTTTCTGGATGATGGCCGAACATAAGCGCATCATTGTTTATAATTACGCTAAAAGGGCAAGAACATCTTTCAATTTAATACATACGAGAATGTCTTGCAAATAGGACTGGATGCATCTCCAGCAGATTCATCCCCCTAGAAAAGAACCAAACGATGTAAGACATTAAGTACCTGACTGTCCATGGGAAAGTACTCCAAGTTCACCTGCAGATTCATGACCAAACAAATAAACCCACATAGGACGTTATCGACACATTATATACAGCAGGTTTCCTGTGTAGTGGTAATATAAAATACCTCTCTCAATGCGCCTATTCTTGGAAGCACACTAGTATCACACTTTATGTGATTAATCAACTCCTTAGGGACTGGTGAACTGAAAAACAGGAATGCCctgaaagaaagggaaaggcaTTAAGGAATACTAGAATATGGATAGGCTGAGTTTCCAGCTTTAGCGTTAAAATGAGGATAATATTCTAGTATGGCTGTATTTAACATGGAAAGGAAATGGTCACGTACTTCTTATATAGGGGCACCCTTCCAGACATGTCTGACAAGAACATAATTACACTGCAACTAGCAAAAGATAACGTTAAAAAACGTCCTCAACCCGATCAGCAGTGTAACAAATGAATGGGAAAGGGAAagataagaaaaacaaaaggctCTACCAGACAAAGGGGTAAAGTTACAAATTACACGGTTGAAGTTAACATTAATTGAATCGCCATAAAAGCTTAAAAGGTCTCAATGACAATGctaaattagaaattttatgttagaGATTTGCTACAATATCCTACATACCGCTTAACATGTAGTTCCCCTCTACAAATAGTAAGGCTTGTGCCACTTGTCTAGGCAGTAAATATATGTAGTCTCCCccaagcttttggattggactaaattggtaataaTGGAAAAGTGACACTTGATTCCTTATGTGTTAGAAATAAACTCTAGGAACAAACCTAAAAGCTGACAGTgatgaacttcaaaatttctatgaCAATATGTTACGATGATATACATAGAGAACAATATTTAGGTTCACCATACTGCGGGTACACGAAAGATTCAAGTTGCATAGGGTGGATAATCTTCTGGCCTTAGAGAACATAACTAATGCTAAAGACTCTAGTGAATGGTGATCAAATCGTGATCATTTCACTCACCGGTTAGTAAAcatcaatgcacaaacaagatcCCATCGTGTTAAAAATATACAAAACAGAAAGTTGACACTTGAGACAGTAATTGCAAGAGTTTCAGAATATAACCAGGTCAGCTGCGACCAGCGTCAAGATTTCGGATTACAACAGGTTAAGAGCCAGATGAGAAGAGTCATGTTTTAGCTGAAATAATTTGAACCACATGTCTCCAGTTCCTTTGAAGGAGCAGATAATTTTCTGGATGTTAAGTGAAATACCAAGCTCTTTAAAGAGTGGCGCATCAGTTCATCCTTATCTGACTCATACTTTTCATTAACTTCTCATCAAGTAGAGATCAATAGTGGAAATTCAGTAAGCCACAATCCTAAGAGAAGATAATCGAAAATGTAGATATTACAGCACATTCCGTGGCACTTCAAGCAATGCATCTGCATGTTATGATGGATGGGCAAAATTTATgagccaaaaaaggagaaaatactTCTCTTTTGATGGCTGGACGAAGTAAATAGCATCCATGGATGGCAACGGTTGTCTTCTGCGGAAGAGATCTTCCACCACTGGAGGAAGCCAGAATATGAAACACTTTAATGCATTGTGATGGAGTTACTAATAATTGTTGAAAGGAGCAAAAACATGTACTTTAAACAGCCATTGACTCGATATTTAGCATTCTGGTCATAATTAATTACAGTTGTGAAGAGAAGTTGATGTCTTGGACTCTCTTTTATCTAATTCAGGCCAATGTGCACTATCCAGAAAAAAGAGAGGTGTAACTGGAGAGTAAAGCACTGAGAAAGTAAAGCAAGCAT
This sequence is a window from Rhodamnia argentea isolate NSW1041297 chromosome 3, ASM2092103v1, whole genome shotgun sequence. Protein-coding genes within it:
- the LOC115756400 gene encoding protein transport Sec1a-like — translated: MSFSDSELSSHGGEYKTFGQISRDRLLNEMLGSAKTGDSKSTWKVLIMDKVTLKVMSASCKMADITDQGISLVEDLFRRRQPLPSMDAIYFVQPSKENVIMFLSDMSGRVPLYKKAFLFFSSPVPKELINHIKCDTSVLPRIGALREVNLEYFPMDSQGFVTDHERALEELFGNNVENSRTFSACLNTMATRISTVFASLNELPNVWYHAGKAKDSPQARDLVPSKLATAISSCLMKYKSIPNFPQKETCDLLILDRSVDLIAPVIHEWTYDAMIHDLLDMDGNKYVYEVPSQSGGQPEKKEALLENQDPIWLELRHSHIADASERLHEKMTNFVNKNKAAQAQRSSRDGSELSTRDLQKIVQALPQYGEQVDKLSLHVEIAGKINKMIREIGLRELGQLEQDLVFGDAGAKDVISFLRTKQDATPENKLRLLMIYATVYPERFEGDKASKLMQLAKLSPVDMKVISNMKLLVGSSETKSSSGSFSLKFDGQKTKSAARKDRTGDEETWQLSRFYPMIEELVENLSKGELPKSEYACMNDPQANQEVTSTNTKSVRKSQAPVPQAEKKAPAQSMRSRRTATWAKSQHSDDGYSSDSVLRHASSDFRKMGQRIFVFMIGGATRSELRACHKLTTKLRREVVLGCTSLDDPPQYLTKLKLLSESDLSLDGVRIM